One window of Gloeothece citriformis PCC 7424 genomic DNA carries:
- a CDS encoding NAD(P)/FAD-dependent oxidoreductase translates to MQTTASATDSSQKTLHHQIVIIGGGAGGITVAAQLLRQNSKLDIAIIEPSDKHYYQPAWTLVGGGKYNLLDTVKDEQECIPSQAKWIKDYVEKLDPDNNLVITRQGSQIFYEYLVVAAGIQLDWHLIKGLPDALGKGGVCSNYAFEIAPYTWEVINHFKGGNAIFTFPATPIKCAGAPQKIMYLADDAFRKNGVRQKTNILYCAAAAKIFAIDAYAVSLMKVVERKGITLNFKHNLKEIKAESKEAVFDVTTDDGVQELTLSYDMIHVAPPMSAPDFIKNSKLATPAAPSLGWVDVHKYTLQHNVYSNVFSLGDVSSLPTSKTAAAVRGEAPVLVENLLSLMNKQALNASYNGYTCCPLVTGYGKTIMAEFDYDGNPISTFPIDQTQEHYTMWLMKKYALPWVYWHRMLKGEPFEGNILRQLQGKK, encoded by the coding sequence ATGCAAACCACAGCAAGCGCCACAGATTCTTCTCAGAAAACCTTACATCATCAAATTGTGATCATTGGCGGAGGTGCAGGAGGAATAACGGTCGCGGCTCAACTTTTACGCCAAAATAGTAAGCTAGACATCGCTATTATTGAACCCTCAGACAAACATTATTATCAACCGGCCTGGACTTTGGTGGGTGGAGGAAAATATAATCTTTTAGATACGGTAAAAGACGAACAAGAGTGTATCCCCTCTCAGGCAAAATGGATCAAAGATTACGTCGAAAAATTAGATCCGGATAATAATTTAGTCATTACTCGTCAAGGAAGCCAAATTTTTTATGAATATCTCGTAGTAGCAGCCGGTATTCAATTAGATTGGCATTTGATTAAGGGTTTACCAGACGCTTTAGGGAAAGGGGGAGTCTGTAGTAATTATGCTTTTGAAATAGCTCCTTATACTTGGGAAGTGATTAATCATTTTAAGGGGGGTAATGCTATTTTTACCTTTCCGGCCACGCCGATCAAGTGTGCAGGCGCTCCTCAAAAAATTATGTATTTGGCGGATGATGCTTTCCGGAAAAATGGGGTACGGCAAAAGACGAATATCCTCTATTGTGCGGCGGCGGCCAAAATTTTTGCGATCGATGCTTATGCTGTATCTTTAATGAAGGTGGTCGAAAGAAAGGGAATTACCCTAAATTTTAAACATAATCTCAAAGAAATTAAAGCAGAGAGCAAAGAGGCGGTTTTTGATGTTACGACGGATGACGGTGTCCAAGAACTCACTCTTTCTTATGATATGATTCATGTCGCGCCACCGATGAGTGCCCCAGATTTTATTAAAAATAGTAAGTTAGCGACTCCTGCTGCTCCGAGTTTAGGGTGGGTAGATGTTCATAAATACACCCTACAACATAATGTTTATTCCAATGTGTTTAGTTTGGGGGATGTTTCCTCTTTACCTACGTCTAAAACGGCGGCAGCAGTACGGGGAGAAGCTCCGGTTTTAGTGGAAAATTTACTGTCTTTAATGAATAAACAAGCCTTAAATGCCAGTTACAATGGTTATACTTGCTGTCCTTTAGTGACAGGATATGGCAAGACTATTATGGCTGAATTTGATTACGACGGGAATCCGATTTCAACTTTTCCTATTGATCAAACTCAAGAACACTATACCATGTGGTTGATGAAAAAGTATGCTTTACCTTGGGTTTATTGGCATCGGATGTTAAAAGGCGAACCTTTTGAAGGTAATATTTTAAGGCAGTTACAGGGTAAAAAGTAA
- a CDS encoding aldehyde dehydrogenase family protein: MVAIAKPQQEIKIGPTQLLINNEWVESISGKRFETINPTTGEVICDVAEADAPDVDKAVTAARKAFNNSYWSKMSARDRGLLLYKLADLIEKNKEELARLESLDNGKPLSEALNIDLHLVIECYRYYAGWADKIQGKTIPISGSYFCYTRHEPVGVVGQIIPWNFPLLMQAWKLAPALAAGNTIVMKTAEQTPLSALRVGELIIEAGFPPGVVNILSGYGPTAGAAIANHRDIDKVAFTGSTEVGHIIMEAAAKSNLKRVTLELGGKSPSIVFADADLDYTIAGVHNGLFFNQGQCCNAGSRLFVEEKCYDEFVAKSVEKAKQRTVGDPFDPNTKQGPQVDQDQFDKVMSYIESGMRQGANLLCGGHRVGDRGYFIEPTVFADVEDEMQIAQEEIFGPVMSIIKFKDLDEVIERANKTIYGLAAGVWTKDISKALAIANNVRAGTVWVNCYHVFDMAAPFGGFKQSGMGRELGEYGLQQYTEIKTVTVKL, translated from the coding sequence ATGGTCGCTATTGCCAAACCACAGCAAGAGATTAAAATAGGGCCAACTCAATTATTAATTAATAATGAGTGGGTAGAGAGTATTTCTGGGAAACGTTTCGAGACAATAAATCCGACCACCGGAGAAGTCATTTGTGATGTAGCAGAAGCGGATGCCCCCGATGTAGACAAAGCCGTAACCGCCGCTAGAAAAGCCTTTAATAACAGTTATTGGTCGAAAATGTCCGCTAGAGACCGGGGATTATTACTCTACAAATTAGCCGATTTAATCGAGAAAAATAAAGAAGAACTCGCCCGTTTAGAATCCTTAGATAATGGAAAACCTTTATCAGAAGCTTTAAATATTGATTTACATTTGGTGATCGAATGTTATCGTTATTATGCAGGATGGGCGGATAAAATTCAAGGAAAAACAATTCCTATCAGTGGGTCTTATTTTTGCTACACTCGTCATGAACCGGTGGGAGTTGTCGGTCAGATTATTCCTTGGAATTTTCCCTTACTGATGCAAGCGTGGAAATTAGCCCCCGCCTTAGCTGCCGGTAATACGATCGTCATGAAAACCGCAGAACAAACCCCCCTCTCAGCGTTACGAGTCGGAGAGTTAATTATTGAAGCCGGTTTTCCTCCAGGGGTGGTCAATATTCTTTCCGGTTATGGCCCTACCGCCGGCGCAGCGATCGCTAATCACAGGGATATTGATAAAGTGGCGTTTACCGGGTCAACGGAAGTCGGTCATATCATCATGGAAGCGGCGGCTAAAAGTAATCTGAAACGAGTGACTTTAGAATTGGGGGGAAAAAGTCCTAGTATTGTTTTTGCCGATGCAGATTTAGACTATACCATTGCCGGGGTGCATAATGGCTTATTCTTTAATCAAGGTCAATGTTGTAATGCCGGGTCTCGTTTATTTGTGGAAGAAAAATGTTATGACGAGTTTGTCGCTAAGTCGGTAGAAAAAGCCAAACAGCGAACCGTAGGCGATCCGTTTGATCCCAATACCAAACAAGGGCCTCAAGTCGATCAAGATCAATTTGATAAGGTGATGAGTTATATTGAGTCGGGAATGCGTCAAGGGGCTAATTTATTATGTGGTGGTCATCGCGTCGGCGATCGCGGATATTTCATCGAACCGACCGTATTTGCTGATGTGGAAGATGAAATGCAAATTGCCCAAGAAGAAATTTTTGGCCCAGTGATGAGTATTATTAAATTTAAAGACCTTGATGAAGTCATAGAACGGGCTAATAAAACCATTTATGGCCTTGCTGCCGGCGTATGGACAAAAGATATTAGTAAAGCGTTGGCCATTGCTAATAATGTCCGTGCTGGCACAGTTTGGGTCAATTGTTATCATGTTTTTGATATGGCTGCACCGTTTGGAGGTTTTAAACAGTCCGGAATGGGACGAGAATTAGGAGAATACGGATTACAACAATACACCGAAATTAAAACTGTAACCGTTAAGCTTTAA
- a CDS encoding alpha/beta hydrolase: MPLLPLVESYLEQLNQLPPVTQLSPEEVRTLLSMRYKLDPNHKITVGEISERLLPNYWAPINLRIYTPTGTPPFPIVVYFHGGGWVLGDLDMMDGFCRVLCKEAQCVVVSVDYRLAPEHKFPAAVEDAYAATLWVSRHVEELKGNPEKIAVAGDSAGGNLAAVVALMARDKGEFSLIHQLLIYPVTNYGFDNPSYKKYAQGYWLTPEDMIWYWQHYLPSPETGNNVLVSPLQAESLENLPPASIYTAEFDILRSEAESYADRLQQAGVPVLSKCCEGLIHGFLGVPILHPVTNPFVLEIAQNLFRALRNKS; the protein is encoded by the coding sequence ATGCCTCTGTTACCTCTAGTCGAATCTTACCTAGAACAACTTAACCAATTACCTCCAGTAACTCAATTAAGCCCCGAAGAGGTGAGAACTTTATTGTCAATGAGGTATAAACTAGATCCTAATCATAAGATAACAGTAGGTGAAATATCAGAGCGTTTATTACCCAATTATTGGGCCCCAATTAATTTACGAATTTATACCCCGACGGGAACACCTCCTTTTCCCATAGTGGTTTATTTTCATGGTGGAGGTTGGGTATTGGGTGATCTAGACATGATGGATGGATTTTGTCGAGTTTTATGTAAAGAAGCGCAATGTGTTGTCGTTTCTGTTGATTATCGCCTTGCACCAGAACATAAATTTCCGGCTGCGGTAGAAGATGCTTATGCCGCGACTTTATGGGTGAGTCGTCATGTTGAGGAATTAAAGGGAAACCCCGAAAAAATTGCGGTTGCTGGAGATAGCGCCGGAGGAAATTTAGCGGCAGTGGTGGCGTTAATGGCTAGAGATAAAGGAGAATTTTCTCTCATTCATCAACTGTTGATTTATCCCGTCACTAATTATGGCTTTGATAACCCCTCATACAAAAAGTATGCCCAAGGATATTGGTTAACACCAGAAGATATGATTTGGTATTGGCAACATTATTTACCCTCTCCTGAAACGGGAAATAATGTTTTAGTTTCTCCCTTACAGGCTGAATCTTTAGAAAATTTGCCCCCTGCCTCTATTTATACCGCAGAATTTGATATCTTACGTTCTGAAGCTGAAAGTTATGCCGATAGATTACAACAGGCAGGAGTTCCGGTTTTAAGTAAGTGTTGTGAAGGGTTAATACATGGGTTTTTAGGTGTTCCTATTTTGCATCCTGTGACTAATCCGTTTGTATTAGAAATAGCACAAAATTTATTTAGGGCACTGAGAAATAAATCCTAA
- a CDS encoding elongation factor G: protein MNQKAIENTRNVAIVGPYSSGKTTLLESLLFVTGAITRKGKVTEGNTVSDSSAESRDRQMSVEVSAANTTYQDINLTFLDCPGSIEFAQETYNALVGAGAAIIVCEPVVDRVLTLAPLFKFLDDWEIPHLVFINKMDRAANNFMEVLHALKQVSSRPLLPQQYPIRQAHDLIGYIDLISEQAYHYHPGSPADPVALPDDLKEEEHQARQEMLETLADFDDHLLEELLEDIDPPQDEILQDLKKELSADQIVPVFLGMADQDYGVRPLLEALIKEAPSPKETATRRGLEPQDNGDTILQVLKTYFTPQGGRLSLVRVWQGKLTDGMILNGVRAGGIYSLMGQQQQAINEASVGDIVAIGRLEGIQTGDTLTNTNKDIKPLPKADTLKPVYALAITPENRKDEVKLSSALSKLLEEDPSLYWEQHGDTREVILWGQGEIHLQVALDRLRRKYNLPMTTHLPQIPYKETIRSSTKVHGRYKHQTGGHGAFGDVYLDIKPLNRGEGFQFHETIVGGVVPKQYIPGVETGVREYLSHGPLGFPVVDVNVTLTDGSYHSVDSSEQAFKQAARLAMTEGMPQCSPVLLEPILSITVSAPSEFTSKALQLITGRRGQILGYEGISGWKGWDQVTAYLPQAEMQNFIIELRSLTMGVGFFNWEFDHLQEVPDKLTESVLANHNGNGNGKN, encoded by the coding sequence ATGAACCAAAAAGCCATAGAAAACACCCGTAATGTCGCTATCGTCGGCCCCTATTCAAGTGGGAAGACGACACTGTTAGAAAGTTTATTGTTTGTTACCGGGGCGATCACCCGCAAAGGTAAAGTGACTGAGGGCAACACCGTCTCCGATAGTTCGGCAGAATCCCGCGATCGCCAGATGAGTGTAGAAGTTTCCGCCGCCAACACCACCTATCAAGACATTAACCTGACCTTTCTCGACTGCCCAGGATCAATAGAATTTGCTCAAGAAACTTATAACGCTTTAGTGGGGGCAGGAGCAGCTATCATTGTCTGTGAACCCGTCGTTGATCGGGTATTAACTCTTGCTCCGTTGTTCAAATTTTTAGATGATTGGGAAATCCCTCACCTCGTTTTTATTAATAAAATGGATCGGGCGGCTAACAACTTTATGGAAGTTCTCCACGCCCTCAAACAAGTGTCTAGCCGTCCCCTCTTACCTCAACAATATCCCATTCGTCAAGCTCATGATCTGATCGGATACATCGATCTCATTAGCGAACAAGCTTATCATTATCATCCCGGCAGCCCGGCTGATCCGGTTGCTCTCCCTGATGACCTTAAAGAGGAGGAACACCAAGCCCGGCAAGAAATGTTAGAAACCTTAGCTGACTTTGATGATCATCTGTTAGAAGAACTCCTAGAAGATATTGACCCTCCCCAAGACGAAATTCTTCAAGATTTAAAGAAAGAACTGAGTGCCGATCAAATCGTTCCCGTTTTCTTAGGAATGGCGGATCAAGATTATGGGGTTCGTCCCTTATTAGAAGCCCTAATTAAAGAAGCCCCCTCCCCGAAAGAAACGGCGACTCGTCGAGGACTTGAACCCCAAGACAATGGCGATACCATTCTACAAGTGCTAAAAACCTACTTTACACCTCAAGGGGGAAGACTGTCTTTAGTGCGGGTATGGCAAGGAAAATTAACCGATGGCATGATCCTCAATGGAGTCCGGGCGGGGGGTATTTACTCTCTGATGGGACAACAACAACAGGCGATTAATGAGGCTTCTGTCGGGGATATTGTGGCTATTGGTCGTTTAGAAGGCATTCAAACCGGCGATACTTTAACCAATACTAACAAAGACATCAAACCTCTACCCAAAGCAGACACCTTAAAACCGGTTTATGCCTTGGCTATTACCCCAGAAAACCGCAAAGATGAAGTTAAACTCAGTAGCGCCTTATCGAAGTTGTTAGAAGAAGACCCCTCTTTATATTGGGAACAACACGGAGACACGCGAGAAGTCATTTTATGGGGACAAGGGGAAATTCATCTACAAGTCGCTTTAGACCGGTTGCGCCGGAAGTATAACTTACCGATGACCACTCATTTACCCCAAATTCCCTACAAAGAAACCATCCGGTCAAGTACCAAAGTTCACGGACGCTATAAACATCAAACCGGCGGTCATGGGGCGTTTGGGGATGTTTATCTCGATATTAAACCCTTAAACCGAGGAGAAGGCTTTCAATTTCACGAAACCATCGTCGGCGGTGTTGTTCCTAAACAATATATTCCGGGGGTAGAAACCGGTGTGCGGGAATATTTATCACATGGGCCATTAGGTTTCCCGGTAGTGGATGTCAATGTTACCCTCACTGATGGGTCTTACCATTCCGTTGATAGTTCTGAACAAGCGTTTAAACAAGCCGCCCGACTAGCGATGACGGAAGGAATGCCTCAATGTAGTCCGGTTTTATTAGAACCCATTTTATCCATTACCGTCTCTGCCCCCAGTGAGTTTACCTCGAAAGCTTTACAGTTAATAACGGGACGACGAGGGCAAATTCTCGGTTATGAAGGAATTTCCGGCTGGAAAGGATGGGATCAAGTAACGGCTTATCTTCCTCAAGCAGAGATGCAAAACTTTATTATTGAGTTGCGATCGCTGACAATGGGAGTGGGTTTCTTTAACTGGGAATTTGACCATTTACAAGAAGTTCCCGACAAATTAACCGAAAGCGTCTTAGCCAATCATAATGGCAATGGGAACGGAAAAAATTAA
- a CDS encoding antitoxin family protein: MQTQNCQAIFENGVLRPLDPLQLNEGESVTLMIKSSSRSQTKQFPETGLIAQLTANPIKIEDFQPLTREEANERW; this comes from the coding sequence ATGCAAACCCAAAACTGTCAAGCTATTTTTGAAAATGGTGTTTTACGCCCTTTAGATCCCCTTCAACTCAATGAAGGAGAATCTGTCACACTTATGATAAAATCTTCTTCCCGTTCCCAAACAAAACAGTTTCCCGAAACCGGACTAATTGCTCAATTAACCGCTAATCCCATCAAAATTGAAGATTTTCAGCCTTTGACAAGAGAAGAAGCCAATGAACGCTGGTAA
- a CDS encoding aminotransferase class IV produces the protein MFWYNGQLIEGETLVLNVSDPGLIYGATVFTTVRVYDQSLDHPLTHWGCHCDRLSQSLERFGWLFPDWQRLKEGAEKLSIHYPVLRVVVFADGREWITGRNLPPNLRERQQQGIMGWVAEDKLFQRSLADHKTGNYLGAWLALEKARQFGAGEAILIDSQGNWLETSTGNLWGWKGGSWWTPVLDESILPGIQRSAIINRLKSQDIFVEENLWTPDFIEELEVIAYSNCVVEIIPFTVILSQKRKLTFNAFHPALKQLRINTFKN, from the coding sequence ATGTTTTGGTATAATGGACAACTAATTGAAGGGGAAACACTGGTTTTAAATGTCAGCGATCCAGGATTAATCTATGGGGCAACGGTGTTTACTACTGTGCGAGTCTATGATCAATCTTTGGATCATCCTTTAACCCATTGGGGTTGTCATTGCGATCGCTTAAGTCAGAGTTTAGAGAGATTTGGCTGGCTTTTTCCCGACTGGCAAAGACTAAAAGAAGGAGCAGAAAAATTATCAATCCATTACCCTGTGTTAAGGGTTGTGGTGTTTGCTGATGGGAGAGAATGGATTACTGGACGAAATTTACCCCCCAATTTACGAGAACGTCAACAACAGGGGATCATGGGATGGGTAGCAGAGGATAAATTATTTCAACGTTCCTTGGCAGATCATAAAACGGGTAACTATTTAGGAGCGTGGTTAGCCCTAGAAAAAGCACGACAATTCGGGGCAGGAGAGGCGATTTTAATTGATAGTCAGGGAAATTGGTTAGAAACCTCTACCGGCAACTTATGGGGATGGAAAGGAGGCTCTTGGTGGACTCCGGTTTTAGATGAGAGTATTTTACCGGGAATTCAGCGATCCGCTATCATAAATCGGTTAAAAAGTCAAGATATTTTTGTTGAGGAAAATCTATGGACTCCTGATTTTATCGAAGAGTTAGAAGTGATTGCCTATAGTAATTGTGTGGTAGAAATTATTCCTTTTACTGTTATTTTATCCCAAAAAAGAAAATTAACGTTCAACGCTTTTCATCCGGCTTTAAAACAATTACGAATCAATACATTTAAAAACTAA